Part of the Corynebacterium efficiens YS-314 genome is shown below.
CGGCCCTGAATCCGCTGATGAGGCACTGCGCAAGGCCCTTTCCATGGGTGCGGATGAGGCCATCCTGCTCACCGATGGGGCACTGGCGGGTTCCGATCTGCTGGGCACCGCCTGGGCGTTGAACAACGCCATCAACACCATCCCGGATGTCTCCCTCATCGTGGCCGGAGCGGCTTCGTCCGATGGTTCCATGGGTGCGCTGCCGGGTGTGCTGGCCGAGTACCGCCAGGTGCCTGCACTGACCGGACTGTCCAGGGTCGCCATTGAGGGTGCTGACGTGACCGGCACCCGTGTGGATCACCGCGGCAGCTTCGAGCTCAAGGCCGCTCTGCCTGCGGTGGTCTCCATCACCGATAAGGCCGACAAGCCCCGTTTCCCGAATTTCAAGGGCATCATGGCCGCGAAGAAGGCGACCATCGCGCGCCTCAACCTGGCGCAGATCGGTGTCACCCCGGAGCAGGTCGGCCTGGCACACGCGGCAACCGCCGTGACCGCCGCATCCGAGCGTCCGGCACGTACCCGCGGTGAGGTCATCAGCTCCGGCGATGCCGCGGCACGGATCGCCGAGCACCTGGCCGCCGACAACGTGATCTAGTTTGTGATCTAGTTCCAACCCGATCAACACCCCTCAAATCCTGTAGGAGAAACGTTTCATGTCTACTGCTTATGTCCTGGTAGAGCAGAACAACGGCCAGCTGGATCACGTCACCGCTGAACTGATCACCGCAGCCCGCGTGCTCGGTGAGGTCACCGCCGTGGTGGTCGGCGAACCCGGCACCGGCCAGGGCCTGGCTGCCGAGCTCGGTGCCCTGGGTGCCTCCGTGGTCGTGGCCGCCGAGTCCCCGTCCGTGACCGGACGCCTGGTGCTGCCCGAGGTGGATGCCCTCCACATCCTGGCAGCCCACAACCCGGGCCCGATCGTGCTGTCCGCCAACCTCGGTGGCAACGAGATCGCAGGTCGCCTCGCGGCCCGCCTGGCCTCCGGCGTGCTGTGCGATGTTGTCGGCATCAACGCCGACCGCACCGCCGACCAGTCCATCTTCGGTGACACCATCCAGGTGTCCGCCGCCGTGGGTGGTGCGTCCCCGATCTACACCCTGCGCGCCGGTGCCGTCGCCGGTGAGCCGGTCGCTGCTGCCGGCACCCTCCAGACTCTGGAGCTGCCCGCCGCCACCGCCAAGGACGTCACCGTCGTGTCCGCCACCCCGGCCGAGCGTGGCGACCGCCCCGAGCTGCCCCAGGCCAAGGTGGTCATCGCCGGTGGTCGCGGTGTGGGGTCCGCCGAGAACTTCAAGACCGTTCTGGAGCCGCTTGCCGACGTCCTCGGTGCCGCCGTGGGTGCCACCCGCGACGCCGTCGATCTCGGCTACTACCCGGGTGAGTACCAGATCGGCCAGACCGGTGTGACCGTCTCCCCGGATGTCTACATCGGCTTCGGCATCTCCGGCGCGATCCAGCACACCTCCGGTATGCAGACCGCCAAGAAGGTCATTGTGGTCAACAATGACGAGGATGCCCCCATCTTCGACATCGCTGATCTCGGTGTTGTGGGAGACCTCTTTGATGTGGCTCCTGCGCTGCTTGAGGAGATCAACAAGCGCAAGTAGGATCACGTACCGAATAAACATGGGCCCGACGGTGTTGTCACTGTCGGGCCCTTGTTGTTCCATCTCCCATAACTAACTGAAGCAAGAACCGAAGAAGGACCGTGGATACTTTCTACCTCGACCATGCCGCCACCACCCCGATGCGGGCCGTCGCCGCCGACACCTGGATGGAGCATGCCCAGGCACTCAACCCGGGTGGTCAGTACGGCTCGGGACGCAGGGCGCGCAGCGTGGTGGATACAGCCCGCGAGGAGATCGCCGAGCTACTGGGCTGTGAACCCATCGAGGTCATCTTCACCGCCTCCGGCACCGAGGCTGACAACCTCGCCATCCAGGGCCTGTACCGTGCATCGCCGATGAACCGGATCGTGTCCACCCCGATCGAGCATCCCGGCGTCCTGGAAACCGTCAAGGCCCTCGGGACGGAGGGGGCACAGGTGGACCTGCTGCCGATGGGTGGTGATGGCCGTGTCTCATCCTTTGAGGCGTTGGCCCAGCCCGCCGCGGTGGCGACGATGATGTGGGCGAATAATGAAACCGGAGCGATCCAGCCGGTGGAGCAGTTCATCGCCGCGGCGGGGGAGACACCCACGCACATCGACGCCGTGCAGGTGGTGGGCCATCTGCCGGTGGACTTCCATGCCCTGGGCGCGACCACGCTGGCGGCATCCGCGCACAAGTTCGGTGGCCCCCGGGGTGTGGGTCTGCTCCTGGCGCGTCGCTCCCCGGCACCGTCTGCGGTGTTGCATGGCGGTGGACAGGAACGCGGCATCCGCCCCGGTACCCTCGACGTCGCCGGTGCGGCCGCCACGGCCGCAGCGCTGCGGGAGGCGGTGGCCGAGATCGACACCGAGCTCGCCCGCCTCAGCGCCCTCCGCGACAGGCTTTACGACGGCATCCTGTCCCTGATCGACAACGTCCTGGTCCACACCACTGAGCCCGCGTTGCCGGGACACCTGCACCTGTCCTTCCCCGGCGCGGAGGGGGACAGCCTGATCATGCTCTTTGACTCCATGCGCATCGAGGCCTCCACAGGATCCGCCTGTTCCAACGGCGTCAACCGCGCCAGCCATGTCCTGCTGGCCATGGGCATCTCCGAGTCCGATGCCCGCGGTGCCATCCGTTTCACCCTGGGTCGGACCACCACCGAGGCCGATGTGGAGGCTGTACTCACGGTGATCACCGATGTGGTGGCACGGGCACGCACGGCCGGGTTGGCTTGAACAACTGACACCCCAGGGCAACACCACTATCCTGTGAGCCGTGAGTATCGTAGATCAATTGTTAGCGGGACCTCGTGGCAGGCAGCTACTCTTCAACCTCCTGCAGAACTGCGGGGATCAAAGACGATTGGCTCGCGCAGTTGTGGATGTTATGAACCGTGATGCCACCCCAGCTGCACTGGTACGACTGGTTGCTGAGATACAGCAGGTGTCTCTACCGGAAAAGTTCAGTGATGGCATCCTCACTGATTGCGTGAAGACATCAGTTGAAAGCGCGGTGTACTGGGAATCGCCAGATGAAGAGGAAAGAGTCTTTCAGTATCCGGAGGTACGTACCGCCCTGCTGCCTATCGCGCAGGTGGTGGCTATTAGTCCTGCAACTACGTGGTGGGCGCAGGAATTCACCCCTGATGATCAGGTCTGGGTCGGTCGGGGAAGGACCTGGGACGCTCTTCCTGAACATCCGAATCAACTGGGGGCAGACCCGACACGTCTTGAACAGTGGCGGAAATGCGCAGAAGAAAAAGAACTATCGCCCGAGCACTTCAGCGGTCGGTGGTGGTCCGTTCCCACAGAAGGATCTGTTCCCACCAGCAGGGCCCACCGGGGTGCAACCGGCCTCTGGTGGGAGGAAGATACCTTCGGATACGAATTCGCCGAGGTGATCAAGGTGAGCGTGGCCCCCGATGCCCGTGTGTTTACCATCTACGGGGAATCAAGTTGGGCCAGGCTCTGCCATGACTATCCCCTGGATGTCACCGCGTTGAAACAGTACGACTGGCAGGCAGTCACCGGACTCTGTAGGCCCTGGGTCATGCCTGATTGGAGCGAGGTGCTCCGGGATTTCGATGTTGTCCATCTCACTGTGGCGGGCTACCTAGGTACCGCAGGACGCGCCATCGAGATCGGAAAGGGGGCAGTGTCTGTAGTGGCAGGATGGGCGCCGGGGGAGACCTACTGGTTGAACAATAAGGCTGAGCTGGGTAGTACCATCACCCGCTGGGAGGCGAGAAGAACCCCGGAGTACAGAACCGAATGGCACCAAGTCGGCGCCTGAGTCACGGTTACTCCGTCACCATCTCGTCGCGCCGGGGATGGGCACCACTGGCGAAGCGGCGGACCCATTCCTCGTCTTTGTAGTGGGCCGGCACACCGCCGCTGAGTAACTCCCGGGTGATGGCTGCTGTCTGGGGCGAGTGGGCGTCGAAAAGCTCCCGGTCGGAACCGAAGAGGATGATGTTGCCGTAGCGGCGTCCCTTGAGCATCGGGGGATCGGCGATGACCGCGACGTGGTCAAAGACCTCCATCATCCCGGCGAGCTCGCTCTTGGCGCCGCGCAGATCGGAGTGGTCGCCGCAGTTGGAGACATACAGCCCGCCCGGTGCGAGGCCGCGGTGGCAGTGTTCGAAGAATTCCACGGTGGTCAGGTTCTCCGGTGTGACGGCGCCGGCGAAGGCATCGCGGATGATGATGTCGCGGCTGGCCGGGGTGAAGGCTTCGGCGACTACGCGGGCGTCATCGACACGGATCTTCACCCGGGGTGCACGGGGGATGTCGAACCATTCCCGGGCCAGGCGGGCGAGTTCACCGTCGAGTTCGACGACGGTGTTGCGTGACTGCGGGTAGATGTCCGCGAAGTAGCGTGCCATGGTGCACGCCCCGCCGCCGAGGTGGGTGATGCGGAGTTTGTCGGTGTCCAGGAATTCATCGGTGAATGCGCGGGTGCCGGTGGCGATCCAGCGCATGTATTCGAACACCAGGGCCCGGGGTTCGCCGAGCACGATGTGGGAACTGGGGACACCGTTGACGCTGATGAGCCAGCCGTCGGTGGTGTAGAAATCCGGCTGGAGCTCGATGAGGGAGTAGTCACCCTCATAGGTGCCGGCGACGGGATTGGCATTGGTGATGTCGGGGGAGGTGTTACGTTTACGGGCCACGGTGCGGGGTGTGTTCTTTCTGTCCGGGTGGGTGCTAGAGCGGGCGGTGCTGGGGGTTGGCCAGCAGATGCTCGCGCATATAGGGCAGCACGAAGTTGAGATATCCGTACTTCGGGACGGTCAGCAGACCACGGCGCAGCAGCTGTCGACGCTGCACGGACAGGGCGTTGGGCTTGACTTTCATCAGTGCGGCGATGTCGCCGGTGGCCACCATCTCACCGTTGTCGGATAATTCGGCAATGGCATAGAGGATAGTCAACTCACCGTCGGGAACAGAATGCAGTGATGGTTCATGCACCTGCATGCCCATGCGGCGGATGACCTCGTCGCGCACGGACTCCACCTGCCTGGTGGTGATGTGGTCCGTCTTGTCCAGGGTTGCGCGTGCCCAGGCCAGGGAACCGGTCAGCTGCATGGAATAGGGATAACCGACGCTGATGTGGGCGGCCAGTTCGGCGGCGTCCCGGTCGATGCGGCGACCACCGGCGGTGGTGGTCTCGAGGAACATCGCCACCGAATCGGCGTGATCAACCTCGCCCAGGTGGATGCGCTCAGCGCGCCGGAGGAAGGTGGTGCCCTCGTGTTGCAGCAGCCTTTCAACACCCTCGGGAAGGCCGGCAGCCACCAGGGCGATATCGAAGTCATCGCGCAACAGATCCTGCACTGCGGTGGCCAGTTCGTGGAGGTGGTTGATGTCCGTGCTCTGGAGTTCATCGAGGGTGATGAGGATGCCGGATGCGCGCTGACGGAGGAGGGTGGCCAGTTCCCGGAGCCTGGAGATCAGAGTCGGGGTGGGATGGGAGTGATCGGGATCGGCGGCGGTGGTGATCTGTCCGATCCCTGAGATGGACACACCGGTGAGCATCCGCTTGTCACCGGGCCCTGTCTGATCCCGGATGGCTTCGGGCAGGGTGGTGTTGGTCAGCGTGTCCAGCATGGAGGAATCAGGATAGACACGCAGCTTCACCCAGCCCTGTGCGGCGGCGGCATCCTCGAATTCATTGAGCATGACGGTTTTCCCCATGCCACGCGCGCCGGAGATGAGCAGGGCCCGGAAGGGGCTGCCTGGTCCCTCGGCCAGGCCCAGGGTGAAGGATTCGAGCAGGGAATCGCGGCCCGCCAGGATCGTCGGTGAGACGCCGAAGGTGGGGCGGAAGGGGTTGGCTCGGGTGGGATGCATGATGGTCCTCGAGGGTTGGTTTTAGATCTATAAGAAGTGTAGTGGTCTTTTAGATCTTTAAGAAGTGGGACTCTGCTTTAGATCTGGTAGAACTGAGCGGTGATTGTGGCTTTCGGGGAACACAAAGATACGCTACGAGGTTGAACAACGGTGACATGGCCTCTGGGGGCCGGGACGACAATACGAGGGGAGATCATGCGGGTTCTCGCAGCAATGAGTGGAGGCGTTGATTCCGCGGTGGCGGCATCGCGCGCGGTGGCAGCAGGCCATGAGGTGGTCGGGGTGCACCTCGCCCTGTCCCGGGATCCGCAGAGCGTGCGTGAATCCTCCCGTGGTTGCTGCTCCCTGGAGGATTCCGCCGATGCCCGCCGTGTGTGCGACAAGCTTGGCATCCCGTTCTATGTGTGGGACTTCTCCGACAGGTTCAAGGAGGATGTCATCGATGATTTCATCGACTCCTACGCCATCGGTGAAACCCCCAACCCCTGCCTGCGCTGCAACGAGAAGATCAAGTTCGCAGCCTTGCTTGA
Proteins encoded:
- a CDS encoding cysteine desulfurase family protein; the encoded protein is MDTFYLDHAATTPMRAVAADTWMEHAQALNPGGQYGSGRRARSVVDTAREEIAELLGCEPIEVIFTASGTEADNLAIQGLYRASPMNRIVSTPIEHPGVLETVKALGTEGAQVDLLPMGGDGRVSSFEALAQPAAVATMMWANNETGAIQPVEQFIAAAGETPTHIDAVQVVGHLPVDFHALGATTLAASAHKFGGPRGVGLLLARRSPAPSAVLHGGGQERGIRPGTLDVAGAAATAAALREAVAEIDTELARLSALRDRLYDGILSLIDNVLVHTTEPALPGHLHLSFPGAEGDSLIMLFDSMRIEASTGSACSNGVNRASHVLLAMGISESDARGAIRFTLGRTTTEADVEAVLTVITDVVARARTAGLA
- a CDS encoding electron transfer flavoprotein subunit beta/FixA family protein, which gives rise to MSTIVVLVKNVPDTWSKRTLEADFTLDREGVDEVLDEINEFALEQALRLREANPGHKVVALSAGPESADEALRKALSMGADEAILLTDGALAGSDLLGTAWALNNAINTIPDVSLIVAGAASSDGSMGALPGVLAEYRQVPALTGLSRVAIEGADVTGTRVDHRGSFELKAALPAVVSITDKADKPRFPNFKGIMAAKKATIARLNLAQIGVTPEQVGLAHAATAVTAASERPARTRGEVISSGDAAARIAEHLAADNVI
- a CDS encoding spermidine synthase gives rise to the protein MARKRNTSPDITNANPVAGTYEGDYSLIELQPDFYTTDGWLISVNGVPSSHIVLGEPRALVFEYMRWIATGTRAFTDEFLDTDKLRITHLGGGACTMARYFADIYPQSRNTVVELDGELARLAREWFDIPRAPRVKIRVDDARVVAEAFTPASRDIIIRDAFAGAVTPENLTTVEFFEHCHRGLAPGGLYVSNCGDHSDLRGAKSELAGMMEVFDHVAVIADPPMLKGRRYGNIILFGSDRELFDAHSPQTAAITRELLSGGVPAHYKDEEWVRRFASGAHPRRDEMVTE
- a CDS encoding electron transfer flavoprotein subunit alpha/FixB family protein; its protein translation is MSTAYVLVEQNNGQLDHVTAELITAARVLGEVTAVVVGEPGTGQGLAAELGALGASVVVAAESPSVTGRLVLPEVDALHILAAHNPGPIVLSANLGGNEIAGRLAARLASGVLCDVVGINADRTADQSIFGDTIQVSAAVGGASPIYTLRAGAVAGEPVAAAGTLQTLELPAATAKDVTVVSATPAERGDRPELPQAKVVIAGGRGVGSAENFKTVLEPLADVLGAAVGATRDAVDLGYYPGEYQIGQTGVTVSPDVYIGFGISGAIQHTSGMQTAKKVIVVNNDEDAPIFDIADLGVVGDLFDVAPALLEEINKRK
- a CDS encoding ATP-binding protein, which gives rise to MHPTRANPFRPTFGVSPTILAGRDSLLESFTLGLAEGPGSPFRALLISGARGMGKTVMLNEFEDAAAAQGWVKLRVYPDSSMLDTLTNTTLPEAIRDQTGPGDKRMLTGVSISGIGQITTAADPDHSHPTPTLISRLRELATLLRQRASGILITLDELQSTDINHLHELATAVQDLLRDDFDIALVAAGLPEGVERLLQHEGTTFLRRAERIHLGEVDHADSVAMFLETTTAGGRRIDRDAAELAAHISVGYPYSMQLTGSLAWARATLDKTDHITTRQVESVRDEVIRRMGMQVHEPSLHSVPDGELTILYAIAELSDNGEMVATGDIAALMKVKPNALSVQRRQLLRRGLLTVPKYGYLNFVLPYMREHLLANPQHRPL